The DNA region GGTGGCTCAGCTGGCCGGCAGCAGCCGTCTGGACGCCGCCCGCCTCCACCAGCAGACCGGCGGCAATCCCTTCTTCGTCACCGAGATTCTTTCGGCGGGCGGGGAGGGGGAGGCGATTCCTATGACGGTGCGCGACGCGGTGCTGGCACGGGTTGCCCGTCTGTCTCCGGCGGGCCGCGCCGTGCTCGAAGCCGCCTCGGTCATCGGTGTCTACGCGGAGGTCTGGCTGCTGACCCTGCTGACAGGCGCTGAAGTTCAGGCGGTGGAGGAGTGTCTGGACGGTGGCATGCTGCTGGCTCAGGGAACGGGCGTGGCCTTCCGGCACGAGCTGGCACGCCAGGCGGTGCTGGATTCGGTGTCACCACACCGCCAGCAGCACTTCCACACGCGCCTGCTCGCTGCCCTGACAACCTCATCCGAGCAGGATGTGGCGCGGCTGGCGCACCATGCTGAGGGCGCGAACGACGCGCAGGCCGTCCTAGACCATGCCCCCAAGGCTGCCAGGCGGGCCGCCGGACTGCATGCCCACCGTGAGGCCGCCGCCCAGTACGCCAGGGCGCTGCGGTTCTCCGGGAACGCCCCGATGCTCATGCTGACCTCTCTTCTGGAGGCTTTTTCCGTCGAGTGTGCCCTGATCGACCGGTTGCAGGACGCGGTTCAGGCCAGACACACGGCTGTGAGGCTGTGGCGAGCGGCGGGCAATCAGCTCAAGGTGGGCGAAAACCTCAGCTCCCTGGCAGGCCTTCATCTGAACGCGGGGCAGAATGCGGAGGGTGAGGCAGCGAGTCTCGCGGCGCTCGACGTGCTGTCAGACCTTCCGGAGGGAGTCGAGCATGCACGGGCGTACCAGATGCAGGCCCATATTCGCATGCTGAACCGCGACCACGACCAGGCGCTGGAGTGGGGAGCACGGGCGCTGAAACTGGCGGAAGGTGTCGCAGACCTGCCCATCACCATCGGAGCGTACAACACGCTCGGCACGTCCCTCATCCTGTCGGGCGATCCCGAACAGGGCGGAACGCTGCTTAAGCGGAGCCTGACACTGGCCCGCACCGCAGGACTGGACAGCCGGGTCGCTTCGGCCTACAGCAATCTCGGAAGTGGGTACGGTGAGATCTACCGGTTCGCGCAGGCGGACGCTGCCCTTGCCGAGGGCATTGCCTTCTGCCGTGACCGCGACCTCGATGCGGGCCGCCTGTACATGGAGGCCTGGCAGGCCCTGACGCACGGGTATCAGGGTCGCTGGCCGGACGCCACCGCCGTCGCCGCCTCGGTGCTGCAACATCCCACAGCCGCGACGATCAGCCGCATCATGGCGCTGCTGGCGCTGGGCCGCGTCCGGACACGCCGGGGAGACCCCGAGGTCTGGAACGTTCTGGACGAAGCCCTGGAACTGGCACGGCGCACGGCGACGCTCCAGCGTCTCGCGCCCGTTTATGCCGCCCGCGCTGAGGCTGCGTGGCTGACCGGCCAGCTCCAGCGGACCGCGCTGGAGGCGGGCGCACCGTATGAGCTGGCTCTTCAGCATCGGCACCCGTGGTTCGTGGGCGAACTGGCGTACTGGCAGTGGAAAGCGGGAAGCGAGATCGACGTTCCTTCCTGGGCCGCCCAGCCGTACGTGCTGCAACAACGCGGTGCGTGGGCGCAAGCAGCCGAGGCGTGGTACGCCCTTCATTGTCCGTATGAAGCGGCTAGGGCCCTGTCAGAAAGTACCGATGAAGCGGCGCTGAAAGAAGCCCTGGACACCTTTCAGCGCCTGGGCGCACAGCCGATGGTTCAGTGGGTCCAGCGGCGGCTGCGCGATCTCGGCGTCCGGGGCATTCCCCGAGGCCCACGGCCTGCAACGAGAACGAATCCTCTGGGACTGACCCCCCGAGAACTTGAAGTGCTTAGCCTGCTCGCCACAGGACACAGTGACAAGCAGATTGCCCGTCACCTGACGCTTTCGTCGAAAACAGTCGGGCACCATGTCTCGGCCATTCTCGGCAAACTCGGTACGAAGAGCCGTGCTGAAGCTGCCGCAGAGGCGCTCAGACGAAAGATGATCGAGCTGAAGTAGGGAACCTTCCCCGCTGAAGTAGGGAAAGTGCCCGATGCCGCACCTGCCCTGCGGAGCGCATCCTGAGTGCATCCGGGCCGGACGCTTCCGCTGTACACAGCATGCGCTTCCACAGGACACGGCTCCTGTGGGGAACTGCCTGCCCGCCCCTCATTCACACTTTGGAGGTTCAGATGCCCCGTTACCTGATCGAGCGTACCTTTCCGGACGGCCTTGCGATTCCTATGAACGCCGAGGGGGCCGCTACCTGCCAAACGGTCGTCGGGAAGAATATGGACGTAGGGGTGACGTGGGTGCATTCCTACGTGACCGAGGATCACAAGAAGACCTTCTGCGTCTACGACGGCCCCAGCCCCGAGGCGATCCGGCAGGCGGCCGAGCGGAACGGATTGCCGGTTGACCGCATCAGCCTCGTGAGTGTGCTCGACCCGTATTTCTACCGGTAAGGCGAGCGTGGGGTGTGGAGGCTCTGACTTCAGGCGGTCTGGAGAACGACCTTACGGCAGAAAGATGCCCAGGCCAGGCCACCTTCACGGTGAACGTCGTCATTGCGCTGCCCAGCCGCGCCCTTGGTGCTCTTCCTCCATCAGACGCGAAACGTCACACGGTCAGCTCCTCGGAAACGTCCCTCAGGCGGCGGGCATCCTGTTCGTCGTGCGAGCGGGCATTCGAGGAAACGCACTCCGGAGTGCCACCAAGCTCCAACAGGCCAGAGGGTCCGTAGTCCCCGCCCTCCACCGCTTCTGGTGCGGTGGCCGCATACAGGGTGGGCAGTGCGCCCGGCGAAGAAGGAACACGAGGGGCAGACAAAACGGGCGGCCCTCCGGGCGCTCAACTTGGCTCGGGAGCTGTTCCGGACGTTGCCGGCCAGCCATGGTGGCGGCCTCCTCCCAGCCCCCTCTGAGGATCTTTTCCTGAGCTGACTTGACATACCAGGTTCGGGTACTGAGGTCCCAGCAACTGCTGATTGACTCAAAGAACGCCGATGACCTTGCGTCTCGGCGTTTTTCTTTTGCTACACTCCTTGCAGCGTTCCCCGCGGCATTTGCCGACAGCGGCCTGAAAACCGCACCCCTGTTGCGACAACCCCACCAGCCCCTGTGCGGGCATCGCCTCCACGAGAGGCGGGTGGGGTTGTCCCGTTGTTCGTTCCGGAGAGGTCGGTGTGTTGCTGACCCCTCCGGGGCCACACACTGACCTCTTCTCATTCCTGCTTGCGGGCATCAAGGAGAAGAGGATGTTTTCAATCACCCAGTCCACGACCGTGACCGTTGTTGCTCTCTGGATTTCCATTGGCGTCGGCCTGCTGTTCGGCCTGAGCCCACAGATCATCGTCGGGCTGGTCCTCCTCAGCTTCGTGCTGGTGATGGCGGCCTCACATGTGACGTTCAAGCGGCACAGCCGCCGTCAGGATGCCCTCCTTGCGGGAATTTCCTCCACCGTGTCGGAGACGGGCGTGCGGCAGGCAGTCCTGTCGCTGGACGTGGCAGGCCTGTCCCCGCTGGTCCTCGACCAGGACGCGCTGCTCACCGCGATTGTGCGCGCTGAATCGGTGCAGTATCAGGCGTGGCGCTTCACCTTCCAGCGGCTTCTGCCGGTGAATGGTGGCGCGATTCGTCTGGCGATGCTCACCAACGGCGACACCACGGTGCTGAACTTCCGCGCGAAGGAAGGCCCCGGGTACCGCATCCTCCTCCCCACCGAAGACCTCGAGGTCATCCGCCGTCTTCTCACCGCCCGTCGTCACCCTGCGCCCGTCACCGGCGTCCAGGCGGGCCTCACCACCTGATCTCACCTTATTTCGTTGATCGTTCGTCCGTTTCTCTCTGGCCCCGGCATGCTTCGTGCCGGGTGTCCTTGCGGACGCACGACACGCACCACCGGGGCCACCCCTTTTTCAGGAGTGTGGCCATGTCTCAGCACAAACTCGAACTGTGGATGTACAAGCATCACGCCCTGCTGGAAGCCGCGAGTGTCGCAGTCACGCCCGACGATCTCTACCAGGAACTCATCACCCAGGTACAGCGCG from Deinococcus ruber includes:
- a CDS encoding helix-turn-helix transcriptional regulator; translated protein: MTLLERARPLQELNDLLAEAVSRHGQFVFLGAEAGGGKTTLIQQFCHTAASTVRVVTGACDPLSTPRPLGPLLDMAGALGKPDPWQSFPFPSRDGLFQMLLANLAAHERPTLMIIEDVHWADEATLDLLRFLGRRIGPTRVLLLVTYRHEEVGTKHPLRTVLGDLATSGVIRRMTLTPLSVQAVAQLAGSSRLDAARLHQQTGGNPFFVTEILSAGGEGEAIPMTVRDAVLARVARLSPAGRAVLEAASVIGVYAEVWLLTLLTGAEVQAVEECLDGGMLLAQGTGVAFRHELARQAVLDSVSPHRQQHFHTRLLAALTTSSEQDVARLAHHAEGANDAQAVLDHAPKAARRAAGLHAHREAAAQYARALRFSGNAPMLMLTSLLEAFSVECALIDRLQDAVQARHTAVRLWRAAGNQLKVGENLSSLAGLHLNAGQNAEGEAASLAALDVLSDLPEGVEHARAYQMQAHIRMLNRDHDQALEWGARALKLAEGVADLPITIGAYNTLGTSLILSGDPEQGGTLLKRSLTLARTAGLDSRVASAYSNLGSGYGEIYRFAQADAALAEGIAFCRDRDLDAGRLYMEAWQALTHGYQGRWPDATAVAASVLQHPTAATISRIMALLALGRVRTRRGDPEVWNVLDEALELARRTATLQRLAPVYAARAEAAWLTGQLQRTALEAGAPYELALQHRHPWFVGELAYWQWKAGSEIDVPSWAAQPYVLQQRGAWAQAAEAWYALHCPYEAARALSESTDEAALKEALDTFQRLGAQPMVQWVQRRLRDLGVRGIPRGPRPATRTNPLGLTPRELEVLSLLATGHSDKQIARHLTLSSKTVGHHVSAILGKLGTKSRAEAAAEALRRKMIELK
- a CDS encoding DUF4242 domain-containing protein is translated as MPRYLIERTFPDGLAIPMNAEGAATCQTVVGKNMDVGVTWVHSYVTEDHKKTFCVYDGPSPEAIRQAAERNGLPVDRISLVSVLDPYFYR